The DNA segment ttaatttgattaatttcacttttttcttgttaattagatattagatgtttattttatatgggtattattaatttattgttaatttgattatttttctttttgttcttagtAAGTAATTGTGTAATTTATATGGGCATTATTACTTTGTTGTTAATTAGTTTACTTTTTACTTCTTATCATTGTTAATTAGTTGTTAGattaattagttttacttttgtcttgttaattagacattagttgtttattttatatggtattattaatttattattaatttgatgatttACTTTTTGTtcgtattaattaattgtttaatttatataggcattgttaatttatgattttactttttgttcttattaattaattgtttaatttatatgggcatttttaatttgttgttaattagtttactgttttactttttacttattattcttgttaattacttatttaatttatattggatattgttaatttgttgttaattaatttattttttattcttgttaatttttttgttagattATAAATGGGTGATAAGAATAATACATCTGGATCTTCTGCTAGTAGTAGAAGAACGGACCCAAGATGGGCACATGTAATTCAAGTTAGTGAAAACAATACCAATGATCTTCAATGCATATACTGTATGAAAGTTTATAAAGGAGGAATTAATAGAATCAAGCAACATCTTGCTGGAGGTTACAAAAATATAATTCGGTGTCCAAAATGTCCAGAAGATGTAAGGAATCAAATGCAAGAATTCATTGCTAAAAAAAGAGAGCAAAAATCAATTATGAATATGGAAAGACCacctgaatttgatgatgttgaagtaCTGGGATTAGATGAAAATGAGGAATAGGAAGAGTTGATGCAAGAAATTGGCAGTGAAAGAAGAAGGCAAGTACTGGAAGTTACAGGTACTAGTGCTTTTAAAAAACCAAAAGTTTTACCACCACAAAGTAGTAGAGGGCCTATTGACTGTTATTTTTCCCCTAGACCTGCTGTTTTGGGAAAAAATATGAGGCAAACTACCATTGATGAAAATAGTCCAGCTAAAAAGGAGTTAAGGGAGCGTGCTTGTGTTGCCATAGCACGATGGATGTATGATGTGGGAATAGCTTTTAATGCTGTGAATTATGATAGCTTTGGGGAAATGATTCGAGcaattggaaattatgggaaagaAATGAAACCTCCAAGTTTAATGAGGTTAGAGTTCGGTTACTTAACAAAGAAGTGCAAATCATAAATGATCTTCTCGAGTCTCATAAAGAAGAATGGGAAAATTATGGATGTACATTGATGTGTGATGGATGGACGGATAGAAAAGGGAGAACCTTGATTAATTTTTTAACTAATGTCCAAAGGGAAGTGTATTTATTAAATCAGTTGATGCAAGTGATGAATCAAAAACAGCGGCATTGTTGGCTAGTTTGATTAAGAAAGAATTGATGGAAATTGGTCTTGAAAAAGTAGTTCAAGTTGTTACAGATAATGCATCAAATAATGTTGTAGcaggtaaaatttttatttaatttcttatattactaaaaaaaaatatcattttatttttattattaatggaaTGAATTTTTCTACTTGTTTATGACAGGGAGAATATTAGAAGCAAATTTTTCTCATCTATACTGGACTCCATGTGCAGCTCATTGTATAGATTTGATGTTGGAGGATATCTTTAAGATCCGTGTTTTCAAAGAAACATTTCGCAAAGCTGTTGAGCTTACTGGTTTCACATATGGCTCTTCAGGAGTTCTAAATATGTTGTGGAAGTTTACTAATGGAGTAGAATTGCTTAGGCCAGGGCAAACTAGATTTGCTACTCTTTTATTACACTGGGAAGGATTCATCTTCAGAAAGCCAACATTAGAAAAATGTTTACTTCGGAAAGTTGGACAACTAGTAAATGGGCTAAAGAGGTGAAAGGCAAAAAGTGTGAAAGGACGGTTTTGAGTCCTGCCTTCTGGAATCATGTTGTTTATGCTCTTAAGGTTTCCGGTCCTCTTGTTCGTGTGCTTCAACTTGTTGATAATGGAAAAAAACCAGCTATGAGATATATTTATGAAGCCATGGATAGGGCTAAAGAAGCCATTGCCAACTCACTCAATGGCAATGAAGAGAAATACAAGAGCATTTTTGAGATTATTGATGCGAGATGGTCACTTCAATTGCATCGTCCTTTGCATGCTGCTGGATACTTTTTGAATCCTGAATTTTTTTATCCAAATAagatgagaattgaaattgatgaAGAGGTCAATACAGGATTGCTTTCATGCATtcataaaatggaaaaaaattcaGCAAAAGTTGATATGATTCttgatgaaattgagaaataCAAGGCAGCTGCAAGGACCTTTGGTTTTCCTTCAGCTATTAGAGGAAGAACAACCAAATCTCCAggttattaatttttcattttgctcatttattaatttatatcatgaattTAACAATCATTGGTTCTATATTTTAATAGCTGCTTGGTGGAAAAGATATGGTTCTTCAACTCCAAACCTACAAAAGTTTGCGGTAAAGGTTCTGAGTCTCACATGTAGTGCAAGTGGTTGCGAAAGAAATTGGAGTGTATTTGAGCAtgtaagtaatatatatatatatagatttcttaatttgttattttatctTGAGCCTTTTGAGTTTGAAGTTTAACTTATTTATTACTATAAAATAAATGACAGCTTCATAGTAAGAAAAGAAATCGGCTATTTCAAGAACGTTTAGACAATTTGGTATATGTGAAGTACAATAAAGCGTTGCTACGCCGACACACTTTTGGGGATATCACAACACCTATTGATTTGGCAAATATTGATGAGAACAATGAATGGTTGCTTGGTGAATTAGAAAAACGTGAtggggatgatgatgatgatgattctcTAGTTTTCATGAATGACGTATTGACCTGGGGTGATGTTGGTAGAGCAGCTGGAGTTTCTAAATCTCGTTATGAATTGAGATCGGCTGCAAGATCAACACCACCAGTTGAAACTCCATCATTTCGAAGGCCTCGTGCAATGAGAGGTGCATCCTCTTCGCaagttgatgatgatgaagaggagGAAGAATTTGTGATGGCCGTTGTTGAAAATGAAGATGATTTTGGAAATCTTGATGATGAGTAGTTTTAGTTATAAGTTTTTTATGTATttattgcattttgtttattatgACTTACAACTTATTTTTATGTATTAATGTCTGAActtctataatttatattttctattatgtgacttatgacttatttctaattttttatttattatgtataattTTATAGCGTCACTTTTATCATATACATCTGCTGAAAATTCAGGTATGAACTATTTCTTTTTTTAACATCTCTTATTACTATGTGTGTTTTTACTTAtgctatatattttaattttacagtCTCATATTTTCACTTGTATCTTATACTTAAACTGGAAATACAGGTATGCactattttcaatttctcttattttagatataaacatagtgtaaatcatattttttttctttttaatatgtttttttacttatcaactatttaaaagtatatatatatatatataatttaaacaattaaggTTATGGCGCCTCACTTCAAAAAGGCCCTCGCCTCGTCTCTGTGTCGCCTTTCGCCTTGATAACGCTGTACCATatacatataaatttaaattattaaaaatataaaatataccgTAAAAAAATATCTAAATTGTGCAAACTAAGTACAAAAACAAGTAAAATAAGTCATATTCATAAGAATTGCATTTcgttttcaatttcaaagaaaatgATGCATGCCCAATTCTACAAACAATAACACCTAGCAGGAACTAGGATAAAGGGGAAAGATTCTGCCAAATTAGGGATGGTGACCCAAAATTCTGCCAAATTGGTGTAGAAGAATGGCATAAGGAATGAAATTACAATTATACAATTGAAAGACTTATTTTCATGAGGTACAACTGATAGGTTTCAACCATGGAATCTCTGAGATGTAATAATACAACAATACTCGTAGCATGAATGCCTAAAAGCAATGATCATAAGAATAAGTAAAAATTACATGAATGAAACAAGAATGAGTCTCATCCAATTTGACTCCGTTTTCTCCATCAATTTACAACTCCTACAACTTGCATTTGCATTTGACCTAGTAAATTCTCTCTGCAGTAGATACTGGGCGCAAGAACACAACAACCACTGTAATATTATCTTTGCTACCTCTCTCTACAGCTTCTGTTGCCAATCTCTTGGAGCACATTCCAGGTTCTTTCACTGTGTCCCTGATTATGCTTATAACCTCAGCATTGCTCACGACATCCCAAAGTCCATCACTAGCCATCACCTGATAATAGTCATACATTACTTTCATCCAAGTCCATTTGAAAATAAATCAGTGCACTTGTCTATTTTATACTTTGACAGCAGTTAGAAGCATTGTAGTTAATTCCATCCTACATTAAACTCATTACGTGCAGTCACAATAGTTAGAAAATGAGATTTCAGTTTAGCGATCTTAAGTTCAATCCCATTAGAATTGGAGTTTGGACATGAATGTTATGCCAGACAAAGAGGACAACTTTAATGACAGGAATTTTTGAGGACAACTGGGTTGCAATAGGGTAAGGTTGAAGATCAAATAGAACGAGAAATTAAAAGTTGTTAGTAAGATTTGAAGagaccttttcctaatttgagtaagAAACATTTCTCAATATGATAgagaaatattttctatataaaatagaactcttattttagtgttattcctaaattgagtgagactttgagggaattaacactataaataggagaatagaGGATAGGGTTATTTAgctttcagctcatggagtgaggctGTTGCCCATTGTAGAGATGGAATTTGTCAATTACTAAGGATTTGGCTCTACCCATTGATAAGGGGCACttgcccattgcagtggagagagacttcggcctaaggtggagtaaggacatagaattcaagaggaagggattcttaTCCATTGGTGAGaaggctcttgcccatatagttgaaggcaccctttgtggtgtagtgttgtaatagtaactatattgggttatgtctagaggagactgagagggactaactaatatatttactatgagcagtttgatgttatatgagttctcttgggtgtaattgtgttgatgggtagtataactttgagcttgtaatgatgatttattattgttgatagtaaaagatggcatgcccgtgaatgcagccctatgttgagagggtgaaccacataaatattagtgttttgtgtgtttgctttatttctttacagTTTACACACTTTCGCGGTGCATAACaaattggtattagagcatggGAATGATAttggtgagtttggttgaagGTGGAGCTACTGCGACATGTAAAAGTTGCACATGCAATAATGGTGATGATGGAGAGTTGAAATTGAAgtggagctcttgatgcaaaatcaagaagATTGATTACGTGAAAATTTTTTGACGAAAGAAGCAAGTTACAGCCAAAATGAAGATTTGAGAGATTAATGATTTAAAGAGTTAAAGCTCAAGCATTGAGATATGATGATTGAAGTCACCCAAGAATTTGAAGTATGCAATGGTTAATGGATTTTGAATTAAGGtagagattgttagaattatgactcaaaatcctagtaaGATTTGAAAAGGCATTTTCTTAATTTGAGtaggagaaatattcctcaataggatagaggaatatttcccaatataaagtagaactcttattttagtgttattcctaaattgagtgggactctttgtagaaagagatgattctcatatatttcaattaatctgtacatgggtatttatatacaattgattcctataattgtgttatactaattaggaagaaatcctaaataagaaatcctaaataggaatacagaatacagaatatacacagaaataatataatgattgactttccataacactccccctcaagttggagcatagatgttaatcatgcccaacttgttacaaatgtagttaatcctagctccattcagagcttttgtgaaaatatctcctaactgctctccagttttgatatgtcctgttgagatgatctgttgttgaatcttttcacgaacaaagtgataatcaatctcaatatgtttggtccgctcatgaaataccggattagaagcaatatggagagcttttgattatcacaccacaatttcgcagtggggtcttaaaactgtctcatctagtaattgaaatatccacattacctcacatcttgattgtgccatggctcagaTTCGGATTCAAAGACTAGATCAAGAAACTACACtcttcttgcttttccaagacaccaaatttcctccaacaaaacgcaatatccaaagagttgacctcctatcaaccttagatccagccatcggcatcgaaaaacattcaacatttaaatgcccatgattaccatataacaaacctcttcctgagCTCCTTCAaatagcacaagatttgtcccaaggcttcccaatgagcaacattggggaagacataaaccgacttaccacactaacggcataagcaatgtcgggaCGAGTgatgtaaggtagttcaattttcctaccaatctcctgtatctctccggatcttcaaacaactcactatccccgctACTTgatttgtaaatttggagtcattggtgcactacaaggcttagcacctaattttctgtctctgtcaatagatcaaggacatattttctttgagacaagaaaatacccttcttacttctcataacttcaatacccaaaaatactttaataatcccaagtcagtgcaaactgggtttggaggaaggttttaagagatgaaatactgcagtcactcccggtgatgataatgtcatccacatagactactggGAGAATTAGACCACCTCAGATTGCTTATAAAatcgagtgatcacacttactcttttgcataccaaattctgtcTTGCTTCaccgaatctcccaaaccagccctaggactttgtttcaagccataaagagacttaaagcctacaaactttacccaactccccgagCAACAAAcccggtggttgctccatatacacctcctccgaagatcaccatgaaggaaggcattcttgatatccaattggtgcagggccaatcatatgtagtgctaaagagataaacaagcgatgcagtaagtttagctacgggagaaaaagtgtcgagtaatcaaccccatatgtccgagcatatccttttgctacaaggcgtgcttttaatctaGCCACAGTAACCATCAGATTTACCTTtcagtaaatacccatttgcaaccaatagctttcttaccaagtGGGCAAAGCAGcgattcccatgtaccattagcatctaaagcctccatttcctctttcatagcaaagACACCACCAGATGAGACAAAGGTGCCTCACCAACAGATTAGGGATGGgaatagagtctaaagaagtaacaaaacaccgagaacaagaagacaattgattataagaaacaaaagaaaagatagggtaagtacatgaacgtttacctttacgaagagcaatgggtaagtctagatcagaatcatgatcagtatgaggtacaggatctcccaacgaagtagctagtggaggatctgagtcaggaatctccaatctcctggaataaacatgaacaacgggaggccgagtaggtctagagacggaagaaataggctgtgagagaggactagacattggttggacagtatatattaagatatcatcttcctccccctgactctcatacacagatgattgagaaaaaaatggagtggactcaaaaaatgtgacatctgcagaaacaagataacgattaagagtaggagagaaacaacggtaccctttttggatccgggagtacccaaggaagacacatttgagagactttggatccaatttagtaacctgcggacgaacatcacgtacaaaacaagtacaacaaaaaatacggggttcaacgggaaacaaagattttgtagggaacaaagcagtataaggaatatccccattaagaacagaagaaggcatacgattgatcaaaaacatGCCGTAAagcgcatccgcccaaaagtgtttaggaactttcatctgaaaaagaagagcacgagttacctcaagaagatgccgattttttctttcggccacgccattttgggatggggtatccacacaggaagactgatgaagaatgccattttgtgtcatataagaaatttgaaattatctttgaaaaatattctttagcattgtcacttcttaatatgcgcatgaaatattaaattgagttttgatttcattacaaaaggcacaaagatagaaaacaactcgaacgattcttcattaaatataaccagtaacacgagtaatcatcaacaaaagtaacaaaataacgaaatccgctTTAAAAGTAATgcaacaaggaccccaaacatcgaatgaactaactcaaaagggatgaagcccgtttattgactctagacacgtaaggcaaacgatgatgttttgcaaaccgacacgactcacattctaagatcgataaagatcaaatcgaggacacatcttcttcatggtagacaaagaaggatgacccaatctacaatgagcttcaagaggtgttaaggtgctggagcaaacaagcgatcgcGTACATGATTTTCCGAATGTAGAGACCACGACTCAcgccctctaccaataatctgccgtCGTAAGATCCTCAAACAAACACCGATCGtaaaaaagaaatagaacaatttaaggtacgagtaagtttactaatgtaaagtagattaaaagagaaatttggtagacacaaaacaaatgacaaagaaattgacgaagtctgATTCGCAGCCtgcaacccatgacacaagaagtagaaccatcaccaAAGTAACTTGAGAGGAAGTGGGATTAGATGAAaagtagatagaagactagaattactgtcatgtgatctgttgcaccgtaatcaataacccatttggatgaggaagacacaaggcatgtagtggatttacgactCGTGATCGCAATGataggaactggtaggctttagagatgcacgaCATCGAAAatcgtgcaaaatcctctgcggaTACCAAACAGCTTTTCTCGGAGGAAGATATCAGAGAATCCtcacgccatatttgccatctgtgatcgccgatttttcctctgaagttgcgacaattatattttgtatggctgtgctcatgacaataataacaaatgactcctcttgagtcccgattagaactagcctctccattacgcttacatttgctgtaattcctcctctacttcctcttctattaccctgttgtccatttggattacggctaataagagcactaccgcGTGCTCAAGATTGGGTACTCtgcacgaaggacccgtgtgaatgtttcatgcaaagaggaaatctcgaatcgaaagaatatgagatttagcagCCTCATACTCGAAGGAAGGcacgcaagaaaactcataacatgcttgctccgttgggctcttgaactttcacatcgtaactaaaaggcaacaatacattaagttcctcatatacccgtttaaaatccataaaataagccgtgagagacttattctctttctcgatcagtagaatgccttacaaacatcataaatacggagatattccctttacgaatacgtaaaatctaagtaatccatcaattccttaacaaattcacggtgattaattaaactaattacctcacttgtGAATCGAGTTCAAGCcgcaaaacaaccgagcatcctcccttagccaagtttgttgtgtatcatcgaggtggatctttagtaaggtgatcatccttatcaatgctacgcaataCCCTAAtgatcttactccactccagataattcgaaccattaagtttgtgttccgtgatcttagtcatcatcggaatcacatcagaaataacattcttattgtctgccatttgttgagacaaagaaaactaaccgaaacgctaatccaaagtgctgacagcaacaaaataatccaaaatcacaaatcaagcaaataccaaaataggatctgagagccaaacctcagaagtcctttaatggtgtcttGGATCGGCAACAAAGACACgctggtggaatgaggggattgaggcgacAGGCAATGTTGATCGGAGGCGAAACGCACggtcggccaaggtctctcctgagctgggtggtgagaacaaataatcaccctagatagatgacctgctctgataccatgtagaaagagatgattctcatatatttcaattaatctgtacatgggtatttatatacaattgattcctataattgtgttatactaattaggaagaaatcctaaataagaaatcctaaataggaatacagaatacagaatatacacagaaataatataatgattgactttccataacactcttaATCAGATCaagattgagggaattaacactataaataaaataatgGTAGAAAAGGTTATTTGActttcagctcatggagtgaggTTGTTGCCCATTGTAGAGAGGAGCCTTGTCAATTGCTGAgaatttggctctgcccattgatgaggggcacttgcccattgcagtagagagaggcttcggcctaaggtAGAGTAAGGACATAAAATTCAAGAGAAAGGGATTCTTGTACATTGTTAAGAGGGCTTTTGCCTatatagttgaaggcaccctttgtggtgtagtattgtaatagtaaatatattgggttatgtctagaggagactgagaggaactaactaatatatttactatgagcagtttgatgttATATGAGTTCTCTTAGACATAATTGGATTGATAGGTAGTATAACTTTGAGCTTGTAATGAtaatttattattgttgatagtgaaagatggcatgtgtaacacccctacatgcatagtcctATACAttttactgctccagtgaccggtgtcggtccggacagtcaaGAAGCTTAGAACCATAATTAAACCATCTAGAAAAATcagaaacaaaaattaataacaattataTGAAGGTTAAATGTAAATCAAGAAAAACAAGGCATAATGgattaaatgagccaaggccacagcgatgggtgaccgaaacgggaagtgattgcgaggtcagtcgctgccctattttcgagtgggacattgtgacaccccaggtctaagaattattgcgaagcaAAGGGTATTATGAAAAACACAGAAAAGAACCAAGAACCAATTCAAATAATCGAACCAGGATTCCAAAAGTAATCAAATGTTACTGGGAAAACAgatcagaccggtaaggggcaatttagtcaattcacccttagagatgACTTTTAGCCTAAATGCccaataaaatgtaagaaattaaaatattaaaaattaaattcaaagagAAGAGGTgagggaaagaaaaagaaaaagaaaaggaaaaattcaaAAATGAAAAGC comes from the Hevea brasiliensis isolate MT/VB/25A 57/8 chromosome 5, ASM3005281v1, whole genome shotgun sequence genome and includes:
- the LOC110669115 gene encoding uncharacterized protein LOC110669115, whose translation is MQEIGSERRRQVLEVTGTSAFKKPKVLPPQSSRGPIDCYFSPRPAVLGKNMRQTTIDENSPAKKELRERACVAIARWMYDVGIAFNAVNYDSFGEMIRAIGNYGKEMKPPSLMSVFIKSVDASDESKTAALLASLIKKELMEIGLEKVVQVVTDNASNNVVAGRILEANFSHLYWTPCAAHCIDLMLEDIFKIRVFKETFRKAVELTGFTYGSSGKANIRKMFTSESWTTSKWAKEVKGKKCERTVLSPAFWNHVVYALKVSGPLVRVLQLVDNGKKPAMRYIYEAMDRAKEAIANSLNGNEEKYKSIFEIIDARWSLQLHRPLHAAGYFLNPEFFYPNKMRIEIDEEVNTGLLSCIHKMEKNSAKVDMILDEIEKYKAAARTFGFPSAIRGRTTKSPAAWWKRYGSSTPNLQKFAVKVLSLTCSASGCERNWSVFEHLHSKKRNRLFQERLDNLVYVKYNKALLRRHTFGDITTPIDLANIDENNEWLLGELEKRDGDDDDDDSLVFMNDVLTWGDVGRAAGVSKSRYELRSAARSTPPVETPSFRRPRAMRGASSSQVDDDEEEEEFVMAVVENEDDFGNLDDE